From Gottschalkiaceae bacterium SANA:
AATGGAAGGTGGTATGAACAAAAAATCCAATGCTGAAGACTGAAATTACGGTACCTAGGCCGATGAGTCCGCCTAATCGCCAACCGATCAATACGGCAGCTAATTCTACACTGCTTCTGCATATGCCAATGGGCAATTTGGTTATTCGAGTGACGGCAATCATCAAACTGTCTCTGGGACCTGCTCCAAAACCGGATCCAATATAAAAGTAGGAGCCGAGAGAAAAGACGATAATACCGAATAGAAGAATAAAAATACCGACAAATAGATTCTCACTTGTCGGTAGAATGTCTGCACCCAAGATGACATTCATCATGAGACCGATCAAGACCATATTTAAAATGGTACCGATGCCAATCTTTTC
This genomic window contains:
- a CDS encoding membrane protein — its product is MNIFIKRFIKLNFGLFLCALGISITISAQVGYSPWEVFHAGLANTIHIEIGTASILVGLIIGILSLALGEKIGIGTILNMVLIGLMMNVILGADILPTSENLFVGIFILLFGIIVFSLGSYFYIGSGFGAGPRDSLMIAVTRITKLPIGICRSSVELAAVLIGWRLGGLIGLGTVISVFSIGFFVHTTFHLLKFDPTTIEHENLQDTFVTLFSQET